Proteins encoded in a region of the Candidatus Nanosynbacter sp. HMT-352 genome:
- the pheS gene encoding phenylalanine--tRNA ligase subunit alpha, with product MVDLDELRREIVLAVSQSKSPREFLRDRRLRELYDQIKSLPSVERGPFGKQINELKQAIEQAIAVRLEELEKVDLKPIDVTAPMDMNSPKPELLLSEQGTIHPLSAEIERISEIFNRMGFVTEESREIDDQFHMFESLNFPKGHPARDDYDTFMTEETDSNGDRLIAPAHTSTMQNRVLMKYRDNLEKGEAIAAIVPDRVFRNEDLDARHEHTFYQVEGVYVSRRVNVGNLIATLQEFLQEYYGKKLDVRVNPFYFPFTEPSFEFALSCPFCEGKNPDCKVCSGEGWIELLGCGMIHPNVLRAAQIDPNEYTGFAFGCGIDRLVMMKYGIEDVRHFESGKLDFLEQF from the coding sequence ATGGTTGACTTAGATGAATTGAGAAGAGAAATAGTTTTGGCGGTTTCGCAATCCAAGTCTCCGCGTGAGTTTTTACGTGATCGACGACTTAGGGAATTGTATGATCAAATCAAGTCATTGCCGTCAGTTGAGCGTGGTCCGTTCGGCAAGCAGATTAACGAACTGAAGCAAGCAATTGAACAGGCTATTGCTGTGCGGCTGGAAGAGTTGGAAAAAGTTGACTTGAAACCGATTGACGTTACGGCGCCGATGGATATGAATTCACCCAAGCCTGAACTTTTGCTGAGCGAACAAGGTACGATTCATCCGCTGAGTGCTGAAATTGAGCGCATTTCTGAGATCTTTAATCGCATGGGATTTGTCACGGAAGAGTCCAGAGAGATTGATGATCAATTCCATATGTTTGAGAGTCTGAATTTTCCAAAAGGTCATCCAGCGCGCGACGATTACGATACGTTTATGACCGAGGAAACTGATTCTAATGGCGATCGTTTGATTGCTCCGGCGCATACGTCGACTATGCAAAATCGCGTGCTAATGAAATATCGCGACAATTTGGAAAAAGGCGAGGCTATTGCCGCTATCGTTCCTGATCGCGTTTTCCGCAACGAAGATTTGGATGCGCGCCACGAGCATACGTTTTATCAAGTCGAAGGCGTGTACGTTTCGCGTCGGGTTAATGTTGGCAATTTGATTGCCACGCTGCAAGAATTTTTGCAGGAATATTATGGCAAGAAACTTGACGTTCGCGTTAATCCATTTTACTTTCCGTTCACTGAGCCTAGCTTCGAGTTTGCGTTAAGTTGTCCGTTTTGTGAAGGAAAAAATCCTGATTGTAAAGTTTGTTCTGGTGAGGGTTGGATTGAGCTATTGGGCTGCGGAATGATTCATCCGAATGTCCTTCGGGCGGCACAAATTGACCCGAATGAATATACAGGATTTGCTTTTGGTTGCGGAATCGACCGCTTGGTTATGATGAAGTATGGAATCGAAGATGTCCGTCATTTTGAAAGCGGCAAATTGGACTTTTTGGAACAATTTTAA
- a CDS encoding MIP/aquaporin family protein gives MATKKTSKKAPVKAAEKKTAAAKTETKTTVKRVVTESTAKSKRVKLDSKLPNNLINIVIAEVIGTFILTLAALFASDILSSMYVGFTLMLIITAIGGISGAHVNPAVTFGLWTMRKLKTVLVPFYWGAQFLGAMAAIVLVGSLTNGGFALSFDQFTAFSWSIFAMELVGTAVFVFGVAAVLQRKEIKAAGQAFGIGLALMIGLVVSGSISSYIKSTAIAKIQKEQSTAQTEKNGRTYPREIYISGATLNPAVSLAVTEKTDSQLRSNGVLPAEGEKSYSRFSLEVIAATLIGAALGGNLFLLVNYRNKDEE, from the coding sequence ATGGCTACGAAGAAAACTTCAAAGAAAGCCCCAGTTAAAGCCGCAGAAAAGAAAACCGCTGCCGCTAAGACTGAAACCAAAACGACCGTCAAGCGCGTCGTTACTGAATCTACCGCTAAAAGCAAGCGTGTCAAACTAGATTCTAAATTACCAAATAACTTAATTAACATCGTTATTGCGGAAGTTATCGGTACATTCATCTTGACGCTTGCTGCACTATTTGCGTCAGACATCTTATCATCAATGTACGTTGGCTTCACACTAATGCTTATCATTACAGCTATCGGTGGAATTTCTGGCGCACATGTCAATCCAGCCGTTACGTTCGGCCTTTGGACAATGCGCAAACTAAAAACTGTGCTTGTACCGTTTTACTGGGGTGCTCAATTCCTCGGTGCAATGGCCGCTATCGTACTTGTCGGTTCACTGACAAACGGCGGATTCGCACTAAGCTTCGACCAATTTACTGCATTCTCTTGGAGTATCTTCGCGATGGAATTAGTCGGCACCGCTGTATTTGTATTTGGCGTCGCCGCAGTATTACAGCGCAAAGAAATCAAAGCAGCTGGTCAAGCTTTTGGAATTGGCTTGGCATTGATGATTGGTCTTGTCGTATCTGGCTCAATCTCTTCGTACATTAAAAGTACTGCTATTGCAAAAATCCAAAAAGAGCAAAGTACTGCTCAAACTGAGAAGAACGGCCGCACTTACCCACGCGAAATCTACATCTCAGGCGCAACTTTGAACCCAGCAGTTTCTTTGGCTGTTACAGAGAAAACCGACTCTCAACTACGCAGCAATGGAGTATTGCCAGCTGAAGGCGAAAAAAGCTATTCACGCTTTAGCCTGGAAGTAATTGCCGCTACTCTAATCGGTGCAGCGTTAGGCGGTAACCTATTTCTACTCGTCAACTACCGAAACAAAGACGAAGAATAG
- a CDS encoding DNA recombination protein RmuC, whose product MEIIIIILLIVITIGLGATLFVLQSKISELKNQSSVELIKTDVVELGRTIAKLNESVSDKLERSNAQVQTSVQKQLSESAKLVADVTQRLAKLDETNKRVVDVATDLKTLQNVLQNPKQRGVFGEFYLESVLDNVLPAKQYQMQYRFKDGEIVDAVIFLDKGQILPVDSKFSLENYNRMINAETKSEREMWLNKVKADLKGRIDETSKYIRPRENTMDFAFMFIPSESLYYDLLINNVGQGGSSRDLIEYAFRDKRVIIVSPTSFLAYLQTVLQGLRSLQIEEQAKDIQVRVGQLGVHIKKFDELMTKMGKSLSTTVGHYNNTYKELGKIDKDVVLISGGDNQAQPELIDRPTQED is encoded by the coding sequence ATGGAAATCATAATCATTATTCTCTTAATTGTTATTACTATTGGTTTGGGTGCGACTTTATTTGTCTTGCAATCAAAAATCAGCGAGCTAAAAAATCAATCATCCGTCGAGCTAATTAAAACCGATGTCGTGGAATTGGGGCGAACTATTGCGAAACTGAATGAATCCGTTAGCGATAAGTTGGAGCGAAGCAATGCGCAAGTCCAAACTTCCGTACAGAAACAATTGTCGGAAAGCGCAAAGTTGGTAGCTGACGTGACGCAGCGGTTGGCGAAATTGGATGAGACCAATAAGCGTGTGGTTGATGTGGCGACTGATCTGAAAACCTTGCAAAACGTGTTGCAAAATCCAAAGCAACGCGGGGTTTTTGGTGAGTTTTATCTGGAGAGTGTACTGGACAATGTTTTGCCCGCCAAGCAATATCAAATGCAATATCGTTTCAAGGACGGTGAAATTGTTGACGCGGTTATTTTTCTGGACAAGGGTCAAATATTGCCGGTGGACAGCAAGTTTTCTTTGGAAAATTACAATCGCATGATTAACGCCGAGACAAAATCTGAGCGTGAAATGTGGCTAAATAAGGTGAAGGCTGACCTTAAGGGGCGAATCGACGAAACTAGTAAATATATTCGTCCGCGCGAAAACACCATGGACTTTGCTTTTATGTTTATCCCTAGCGAATCTTTGTATTACGATCTTCTGATTAATAATGTTGGTCAGGGCGGTTCGAGTCGCGATTTGATTGAATATGCGTTCCGAGATAAGCGAGTGATTATTGTTAGTCCGACTAGCTTTCTCGCGTACCTACAGACCGTTCTTCAGGGGCTTCGTAGTTTGCAGATTGAAGAGCAGGCCAAAGATATTCAGGTTCGAGTTGGTCAATTGGGCGTTCATATTAAAAAGTTTGATGAGTTGATGACGAAAATGGGCAAGAGCCTTAGTACGACCGTTGGTCATTATAACAATACGTACAAGGAGCTAGGGAAGATCGATAAGGATGTCGTGCTAATTTCTGGTGGCGATAACCAAGCGCAACCGGAGCTGATTGATCGGCCGACTCAGGAAGATTGA
- a CDS encoding phosphatase PAP2 family protein, translating to MISASVYWPALTRYTGSMNLQWIVKLIADGLVVPVVLIGAYALIKLVPNKEKYQVYSQVLMAGLTAYVAAKIIGSIYQPDQMRPFEILGVSAGASFLNNPGFPSDHALFTMAITLAVFFGAKSWRLAVICLVMTILICVGRVIALVHTPLDVVGGLLIACVGIVWYKPMNLLKKHNI from the coding sequence ATGATTTCCGCAAGCGTTTACTGGCCAGCGTTGACGCGATATACTGGTAGTATGAACTTGCAATGGATTGTAAAGCTAATTGCTGACGGATTGGTGGTACCGGTCGTGCTAATTGGTGCGTACGCGCTGATAAAATTAGTTCCAAATAAAGAGAAATATCAAGTTTATAGCCAGGTGCTAATGGCTGGTTTGACTGCTTACGTGGCGGCAAAAATTATCGGGTCAATTTATCAACCAGATCAGATGCGCCCGTTCGAGATTTTAGGCGTATCTGCCGGCGCGTCATTCCTTAATAATCCGGGTTTTCCGTCCGATCACGCGCTATTTACAATGGCAATTACTTTGGCGGTATTTTTCGGAGCGAAGAGCTGGCGGCTAGCTGTTATTTGTCTGGTTATGACGATCTTAATATGTGTCGGTCGGGTTATTGCTCTGGTACATACACCACTTGACGTTGTTGGCGGATTATTGATTGCCTGCGTAGGGATTGTTTGGTATAAACCGATGAATCTCTTGAAAAAACATAATATTTAA
- the trmD gene encoding tRNA (guanosine(37)-N1)-methyltransferase TrmD, with protein MRKFQVITLFPEMMTGVFNNSMMWKAQKDGIVELTTVNLREFGLGPRRQVDDTPYGGGDGMLLMVEPLWKAVEFAKSQDETAKVVLMSPRGQRWKQAKAQQEADDDRGVIFICGRYEGVDERILELVDEQWSIGDFVLTGGELAAMMMIDSIVRLIPGVLGGEKSAEIESFSDGETLEFPQYTRPEEFKGLRVPDVLLSGHHGKIAEWRAEQSRILTNKNTP; from the coding sequence ATGAGAAAATTTCAAGTTATTACGCTTTTTCCGGAAATGATGACGGGGGTTTTTAATAATTCCATGATGTGGAAGGCCCAGAAAGACGGTATCGTGGAGCTCACTACGGTGAATTTGCGGGAGTTTGGTTTGGGGCCGCGGCGTCAGGTGGATGATACGCCGTATGGTGGTGGTGACGGGATGCTTCTTATGGTTGAGCCGTTATGGAAAGCGGTGGAATTTGCGAAATCTCAAGATGAAACAGCGAAGGTGGTATTAATGAGTCCGCGCGGGCAGCGCTGGAAGCAGGCTAAAGCCCAGCAAGAAGCCGATGATGACAGGGGTGTGATATTTATTTGTGGGCGATACGAGGGTGTTGATGAGCGAATTTTAGAACTAGTTGATGAGCAATGGAGTATTGGCGATTTTGTGCTGACAGGCGGAGAGTTGGCGGCGATGATGATGATTGATTCTATTGTTAGGTTGATTCCTGGAGTTTTGGGCGGTGAAAAATCTGCGGAAATTGAAAGTTTTTCAGATGGAGAAACGTTGGAATTTCCACAATATACACGACCCGAGGAGTTTAAAGGCTTACGTGTGCCGGATGTTTTATTGAGCGGACACCACGGAAAAATTGCCGAGTGGCGCGCTGAACAATCGCGGATATTGACCAATAAAAATACCCCATAG
- a CDS encoding KH domain-containing protein: MSTIDQQFVEYTVKALVGHPEDVVVDRTIDEKGVLLTLTVNPADLGRVIGKRGSTAQSLRTLLRALGAKNDARYNLKIVNNDGFSGERESNSYNDHASVDNSTDETVENGSSYAENTRKELAELDDLDI; this comes from the coding sequence ATGTCAACAATAGATCAGCAGTTTGTAGAATATACTGTAAAGGCGTTGGTTGGACATCCAGAAGACGTCGTAGTAGACCGAACGATTGATGAAAAGGGCGTTTTACTAACATTGACAGTTAATCCAGCAGATTTGGGTCGAGTTATTGGTAAGCGCGGCAGTACGGCACAGAGTTTGCGTACACTTCTGCGAGCTTTGGGCGCAAAGAATGACGCTCGATATAACTTGAAAATTGTTAACAATGATGGTTTTTCTGGTGAGCGTGAGAGTAATAGCTATAACGATCATGCTTCTGTGGATAACTCAACAGATGAAACTGTGGAAAATGGATCATCTTACGCAGAAAACACCAGAAAAGAGCTTGCAGAACTCGACGACCTTGATATATAA
- the rnc gene encoding ribonuclease III yields MSGMNTAPYQEFAREKLGFEFTNLDLLITALTHRSYVNEHRKSVHHHNERLEFLGDAVLELAVTEYLFTHFSEPEGILTAWRAALVRTESIGDAGDKLGYGPLIRMSKGEKNGSERAHLQILANAFEAVIGAIYLERGFDDARDFIHKHIIVKLDGILESGSWRDPKSYLQEISQRVDNQTPIYKVLSEEGPDHDKVFTLGVFVGDNMMGRGIGPSKQVAQQQAARAAIAKYKESGEK; encoded by the coding sequence ATGAGTGGAATGAACACGGCTCCGTATCAAGAGTTTGCGCGCGAAAAATTAGGTTTTGAATTTACGAATTTGGATTTGCTGATTACAGCTTTGACTCACCGTAGCTATGTGAATGAGCATCGAAAATCCGTTCATCATCACAATGAGCGCTTGGAATTCTTAGGTGATGCGGTTCTGGAATTGGCGGTAACAGAATATTTGTTTACGCATTTTTCTGAGCCAGAGGGAATTTTGACTGCTTGGCGGGCAGCTTTGGTACGAACGGAAAGTATTGGCGATGCTGGCGATAAGTTGGGTTATGGTCCGCTGATTCGTATGTCAAAGGGTGAGAAGAATGGCTCAGAGCGAGCGCATTTACAGATTTTAGCTAATGCGTTTGAGGCGGTAATCGGCGCGATTTATTTGGAGCGCGGCTTTGACGATGCTCGCGATTTTATTCACAAGCATATAATTGTTAAGCTGGACGGAATTTTAGAGTCTGGCAGTTGGCGCGATCCGAAGTCATATTTACAGGAAATTTCTCAACGAGTTGATAATCAAACGCCAATATATAAAGTTCTGAGCGAAGAGGGTCCAGACCACGACAAAGTCTTTACTCTTGGGGTTTTTGTTGGCGATAATATGATGGGGCGAGGCATTGGTCCATCTAAGCAAGTTGCTCAACAGCAAGCTGCTCGTGCTGCAATTGCTAAATATAAAGAATCTGGCGAGAAATAG
- a CDS encoding NUDIX hydrolase, protein MRTSNFDKIKKYFGGSKKPLIQEIVREPTAGGVIFRRNKKGEAEFLLYQDARDRWTIPKGHIEPGETAQVTARREIGEETGLKKIELHGWLGKVNFRYRRIDKLVLMTTQVYLVKALDPNERLQKEEWMNGLKWFSFHEALDEVEYEDIGKLILLAMKRIRQENL, encoded by the coding sequence GTGAGAACAAGCAACTTTGATAAGATAAAAAAATATTTTGGTGGCAGCAAGAAGCCATTGATTCAGGAAATTGTACGTGAGCCAACTGCTGGTGGTGTGATTTTTCGCCGTAATAAAAAGGGCGAGGCGGAATTTTTGCTATATCAAGACGCTCGCGACCGCTGGACAATTCCGAAAGGTCATATTGAGCCGGGCGAAACGGCTCAGGTGACGGCTCGTAGGGAAATTGGTGAGGAAACTGGGCTGAAGAAAATTGAACTGCACGGCTGGCTGGGCAAGGTGAATTTTCGTTATCGTCGAATCGATAAATTGGTATTGATGACAACGCAAGTTTATCTAGTTAAGGCGTTGGATCCTAATGAGAGACTCCAAAAGGAAGAGTGGATGAATGGTCTTAAATGGTTTAGTTTTCATGAGGCGCTGGATGAAGTTGAATATGAAGATATTGGCAAGCTGATTCTTTTGGCGATGAAGCGAATTAGACAGGAGAACTTGTAG
- the nusB gene encoding transcription antitermination factor NusB, which produces MASNRHLGRIVALQTLYEHEFRKEVGDSDVDYKAILKRNLAEYKSSVDDIEFIDNLISGVLSTQSQLDEKLQPLAPEWPISQLPRIDRAVLRIGLYELLYCADTVPPKVVINEAVELAKAFGSDNSGKFVNGVLGTALRTLVEESDSENKQL; this is translated from the coding sequence ATGGCATCAAACCGTCATTTGGGACGAATTGTCGCACTGCAAACACTTTATGAACATGAATTTCGCAAAGAGGTTGGTGATAGCGATGTTGATTATAAGGCTATTTTGAAGCGTAATTTGGCTGAATATAAATCATCGGTTGACGACATTGAATTTATCGATAATTTGATCAGCGGTGTACTTTCGACGCAGAGTCAATTGGATGAGAAATTGCAGCCATTGGCGCCAGAATGGCCTATTAGTCAGTTGCCGCGGATTGATCGGGCGGTACTTAGAATTGGTTTATATGAATTGCTATATTGTGCAGATACCGTTCCGCCGAAAGTGGTGATTAACGAGGCGGTAGAATTAGCGAAAGCGTTCGGTTCGGATAACTCGGGTAAGTTTGTGAATGGCGTGCTTGGCACGGCACTCCGTACTCTCGTGGAGGAGTCCGACAGTGAGAACAAGCAACTTTGA
- the leuS gene encoding leucine--tRNA ligase, with protein MRRYNPTEIEQKWQNKWEADGTYAVDFNDTTRPKYYSLSMLPGITGAGIHIGHGRTFQFADIKARFKRQQGYNVYHPIGWDSFGLPVENYAIKVGKTPRVAHDEAKVHFKEQLKRLGFSYDWTKEISTADPEYYKWTQWIFTQLYKHDLAYQKEQPQWWCETDNTVLANEQVEGGKCWRCGNPVTKRNLKQWFFRITAYADEILEATDALDWTEMVKTMQKNWIGRSVGAEVEFAVSGQDSKITVFTTRPDTLFGATYIALAPEHPLVPQLVNSDTREKVEAYVQASQQKSDVERQENKEKTGVFTGSYVINPVNGQKLPIWVADYVLGSYGTGAVMAVPAHDERDFAFAEKFDLPIVQVIDKPEHSADAGCYSGEGELINSGQFNGTRSEDAREQIVAWLEQQNFGRSKTTYKMRDWLISRQRYWGAPIPIVHVDGRAPIAVADECLPVILPEVENFKPTGGNTSVLAQVDDWVRVWVDVETGKTVPITENKPDGDNWVEGRRETDTLDGYACSSWYFLRYLDPHNDNEAWNPERINHWMPVDYYNGADHAVAHLLYSRFWMRFFYKLGLVPTPEPFKRMMYNAYIMAPDGQKMSKSKGNVIDPMEIMDSGYGADALRVYEMFIAPYDMDAPWDPRGVPGTYRFLNRAWNLVQEFVDKNPNDSLDVNEKTAQELLRLTHLTIKKVTRDIEDEKFNTAVASMMEMVNGLYKIKESQGIDMSDEWRFALESLIQILAPFAPHITEELWHEMGHDDTVHVGHWPKWDEKYLKSSVMTIIVQVNGKLRAKLELPSDMDKQGVEAAALADENVQKFTNNKPPKKMVYVPGKLVNIVV; from the coding sequence ATGAGACGCTATAATCCGACAGAAATTGAACAAAAATGGCAAAACAAATGGGAGGCTGACGGTACTTACGCGGTTGATTTTAACGACACTACTCGGCCGAAATATTACAGTTTGAGCATGCTTCCGGGGATTACGGGGGCTGGAATTCACATTGGACATGGTCGTACTTTTCAATTTGCCGACATCAAGGCACGATTCAAGCGTCAGCAGGGCTATAATGTCTATCATCCAATCGGCTGGGATAGCTTTGGTTTGCCAGTTGAAAATTACGCTATTAAAGTCGGAAAAACGCCGCGTGTAGCGCATGATGAGGCGAAGGTTCATTTTAAGGAGCAATTGAAGCGACTTGGTTTTAGCTATGATTGGACAAAAGAAATTTCTACAGCCGATCCAGAATACTACAAATGGACTCAGTGGATTTTTACGCAATTATATAAGCACGATTTGGCATATCAAAAAGAGCAGCCGCAGTGGTGGTGTGAGACTGATAATACGGTGCTTGCTAACGAACAGGTTGAAGGCGGAAAATGTTGGCGCTGCGGTAATCCTGTAACCAAGCGAAATCTCAAGCAGTGGTTTTTCCGAATTACGGCGTATGCAGATGAAATTTTAGAGGCAACCGATGCGCTTGATTGGACGGAAATGGTTAAAACCATGCAGAAGAATTGGATTGGTCGATCAGTTGGTGCGGAAGTTGAGTTTGCGGTTAGCGGTCAAGATTCCAAGATTACAGTTTTCACAACTCGTCCTGACACGTTATTTGGTGCGACGTATATAGCTTTGGCGCCGGAGCATCCTCTGGTTCCTCAGTTGGTCAATTCTGATACGCGCGAAAAGGTTGAAGCGTATGTCCAAGCTTCGCAACAAAAATCTGATGTTGAACGCCAAGAGAATAAAGAAAAAACGGGCGTATTTACGGGAAGTTATGTCATAAACCCAGTCAATGGTCAAAAATTGCCAATCTGGGTGGCGGATTATGTTTTGGGTAGCTATGGAACCGGCGCAGTCATGGCGGTGCCAGCGCACGACGAGCGCGATTTTGCGTTTGCTGAGAAGTTTGACTTGCCGATTGTCCAGGTTATTGATAAGCCTGAGCATTCAGCCGATGCTGGCTGTTATTCTGGCGAAGGTGAGTTGATAAATTCTGGTCAATTCAACGGGACTAGAAGTGAGGATGCTCGCGAGCAAATTGTTGCGTGGCTGGAGCAACAGAATTTTGGGCGAAGCAAAACCACGTATAAAATGCGCGATTGGTTGATTTCTCGTCAGCGCTATTGGGGTGCTCCGATTCCAATTGTTCATGTTGATGGTCGTGCACCAATTGCTGTGGCTGATGAATGTTTGCCGGTGATTTTGCCAGAGGTGGAGAACTTTAAGCCGACCGGCGGGAATACTTCCGTTTTGGCTCAGGTTGATGATTGGGTGCGAGTCTGGGTGGATGTTGAAACTGGAAAAACTGTGCCGATTACGGAAAACAAGCCTGACGGTGACAATTGGGTAGAAGGTCGCCGCGAAACTGATACTTTGGACGGCTATGCTTGTTCTAGTTGGTATTTCTTACGATATCTCGACCCGCACAATGATAATGAAGCATGGAATCCTGAGAGAATTAACCATTGGATGCCGGTTGATTATTACAATGGCGCCGACCATGCCGTGGCTCACTTGCTATACAGTCGTTTTTGGATGCGATTTTTCTATAAGCTCGGTCTCGTTCCGACTCCAGAACCTTTTAAACGAATGATGTACAATGCATATATTATGGCACCAGATGGTCAGAAAATGTCCAAGTCTAAGGGCAATGTTATTGATCCGATGGAAATTATGGATAGTGGATACGGCGCCGATGCGCTGCGAGTTTATGAAATGTTTATCGCTCCTTATGACATGGACGCGCCATGGGATCCTCGTGGTGTTCCGGGAACTTACAGGTTCTTAAATCGAGCATGGAATTTGGTTCAGGAGTTCGTTGATAAGAATCCAAACGACTCTCTTGACGTGAATGAAAAAACAGCTCAAGAATTATTGCGATTAACTCATTTGACGATTAAAAAAGTTACTCGTGACATCGAAGATGAGAAGTTTAATACGGCCGTGGCTTCGATGATGGAAATGGTCAATGGTCTGTATAAGATAAAAGAATCGCAAGGAATTGACATGTCAGATGAATGGCGATTTGCATTAGAAAGCTTGATTCAGATTTTGGCGCCTTTTGCTCCGCATATCACAGAGGAATTGTGGCATGAAATGGGTCATGATGATACAGTTCATGTTGGTCACTGGCCAAAGTGGGATGAAAAATATCTAAAGAGTAGCGTGATGACTATTATAGTTCAAGTGAATGGCAAGCTTCGTGCGAAACTTGAACTACCGAGTGATATGGACAAGCAGGGTGTTGAAGCGGCAGCCCTAGCCGACGAAAATGTCCAGAAATTCACAAACAATAAACCACCTAAAAAGATGGTTTATGTTCCAGGTAAGCTGGTGAATATCGTGGTTTAG
- a CDS encoding glutamate ligase domain-containing protein, translating into MVTVSKKREEKLAKLVREFFAVHPDVKLVAITGSAGKASAKIAIGTVLAQQFDIQLRNEEPKTKADVFLQMMGVKMPEKGLFKWWKVMRAVKKRIKAEKPEVQVIVQEFNPKELGYNDWFKAYVVPDITVVTSVTNGRMQVEYSLEEVANEMISLANFSRMAMINRDDIDGRFASFLTNPNITTYGSDPVAEYNFDDRNFSLKDGHHGFIMSPENPNGLEVNVKLIGEHNIRPAIVAAAIGYAFGETEENIKKGIENLRPLPGRMNLLKGADNTWLIDDSYSSTPLTALAALQSLYRIETPQRIAVLGNMNGLKGIFEQAHAELGSHCSPDLLDWVVTVGEKANQYLAPAARQKGCQVKECKNAIEAGSFVRDKLKSEGVALFKGSSGGVWLEESIKINLHSTEDDKYLVRQTPEWIARKNQFFSQFKD; encoded by the coding sequence ATGGTTACTGTTTCAAAAAAGAGGGAAGAAAAACTAGCAAAATTAGTGCGAGAATTTTTTGCTGTTCATCCAGATGTGAAGCTTGTGGCGATAACTGGTAGCGCTGGAAAGGCTAGTGCAAAAATAGCTATCGGTACGGTTTTGGCGCAACAATTTGATATTCAACTTCGCAATGAAGAGCCGAAGACGAAAGCTGACGTTTTCCTTCAGATGATGGGCGTGAAAATGCCTGAAAAAGGCTTGTTCAAATGGTGGAAAGTGATGCGCGCCGTAAAGAAGAGAATCAAGGCTGAAAAACCGGAAGTTCAGGTGATTGTTCAGGAGTTTAATCCAAAGGAACTTGGCTATAATGATTGGTTTAAGGCTTATGTTGTGCCGGATATTACGGTTGTAACTTCCGTGACGAATGGTCGAATGCAGGTTGAATATTCCTTGGAGGAAGTGGCAAATGAGATGATTTCGCTGGCGAATTTTTCGCGTATGGCGATGATAAATCGCGACGATATCGACGGGCGTTTTGCTAGTTTTTTGACAAATCCTAATATCACTACTTACGGAAGTGATCCCGTGGCGGAGTATAATTTTGACGATCGTAATTTTTCCCTGAAAGACGGACATCACGGCTTTATTATGTCGCCAGAAAATCCTAATGGATTAGAAGTCAATGTTAAGTTAATCGGCGAGCATAATATTCGTCCAGCGATTGTGGCTGCAGCTATTGGGTATGCATTTGGTGAAACTGAGGAGAATATAAAAAAAGGTATAGAGAATTTGCGTCCACTGCCCGGCAGGATGAATTTGTTGAAGGGCGCGGACAATACTTGGTTGATTGATGATAGCTATAGTTCGACGCCGTTGACTGCTTTGGCGGCCTTACAGTCTTTATATCGAATTGAAACTCCGCAGCGCATTGCTGTACTTGGTAATATGAATGGCTTAAAGGGGATTTTCGAGCAAGCTCACGCCGAGCTTGGTTCACACTGTAGCCCAGATTTGTTGGACTGGGTTGTGACGGTTGGCGAGAAAGCTAATCAATATTTGGCGCCGGCCGCTCGTCAAAAAGGTTGCCAGGTGAAGGAATGTAAGAACGCCATCGAGGCTGGGTCTTTCGTGCGCGACAAATTGAAATCTGAAGGCGTTGCTCTGTTTAAGGGCTCAAGTGGCGGCGTATGGCTAGAGGAATCTATAAAAATCAACCTTCATAGCACTGAGGACGATAAATACTTAGTTAGGCAAACGCCGGAGTGGATTGCTAGGAAAAACCAATTTTTCTCACAATTTAAAGATTAA